In the genome of Bubalus kerabau isolate K-KA32 ecotype Philippines breed swamp buffalo chromosome 8, PCC_UOA_SB_1v2, whole genome shotgun sequence, one region contains:
- the ARL4A gene encoding ADP-ribosylation factor-like protein 4A encodes MGNGLSDQTSILSSLPSFQSFHIVILGLDCAGKTTVLYRLQFNEFVNTVPTKGFNTEKIKVTLGNSKTVTFHFWDVGGQEKLRPLWKSYTRCTDGIVFVVDSVDVERMEEAKTELHKITRISENQGVPVLIVANKQDLRNSLSLSEIEKLLAMGELSSSTPWHLQPTCAIIGDGLKEGLEKLHDMIIKRRKMLRQQKKKR; translated from the coding sequence ATGGGGAATGGACTGTCAGACCAGACTTCTATCCTGTCCAGCCTGCCTTCATTTCAGTCCTTCCACATTGTCATCCTGGGTTTGGACTGTGCAGGAAAGACAACCGTGTTATACAGGCTGCAGTTCAATGAATTTGTAAATACCGTGCCTACCAAAGGATTTAACACGGAAAAAATTAAGGTAACCTTGGGAAATTCTAAAACAGTCACTTTCCACTTCTGGGATGTAGGTGGTCAGGAGAAGTTAAGGCCACTGTGGAAGTCATACACCAGATGCACAGATGGCATTGTGTTTGTCGTGGACTCTGTTGATGTTGAAAGGATGGAAGAAGCTAAAACTGAACTTCATAAAATAACAAGGATATCAGAAAATCAAGGGGTCCCTGTGCTTATAGTTGCTAACAAACAAGACCTGAGGAACTCACTGTCTCTCTCAGAAATTGAGAAATTGTTAGCAATGGGTGAACTGAGCTCATCAACTCCCTGGCATTTGCAGCCCACCTGTGCAATCATAGGCGATGGACTCAAGGAAGGACTTGAGAAACTACATGATATgataattaaaagaagaaaaatgttgcggcaacagaaaaagaaaagatga